The following proteins are co-located in the bacterium genome:
- a CDS encoding sigma-70 family RNA polymerase sigma factor, producing the protein MAFENATPVPKINPIRRKPTKRDRPARGSYSSTGKRAATCVAREQDRPSALAGGDEELLAGLRAGSASAVDELLRLYQGKIFNLAMSILKNESDAEEAAQDVFMTVIRKADTFQGNSAFYSWMYRICVNTCLMRLRGKRRNETVSIEEFLPVFTDEGMHASPMDDWSKEVERDALNEELGRMIRKYTGELSGKYRVVFVLSDVEGLSNEETARILGLTVPAIKSRLHRARLYLRERLSRYLRDGSAGTMAWQPAKPRGAGRSRQPPRNDPRFTPATPFPAQKSQ; encoded by the coding sequence ATGGCATTCGAAAATGCGACTCCAGTTCCGAAAATCAATCCCATCCGGCGGAAACCGACGAAACGCGACCGACCGGCCCGAGGATCGTATTCCTCCACCGGCAAGCGAGCGGCAACATGCGTCGCCCGGGAACAGGACAGGCCGTCGGCCCTCGCCGGCGGGGACGAGGAACTTCTCGCAGGACTCCGTGCCGGGAGCGCCTCCGCGGTCGACGAGCTGCTCCGGCTGTACCAGGGGAAGATCTTCAACCTTGCGATGTCGATCCTGAAGAACGAGAGCGACGCCGAGGAAGCGGCGCAGGACGTGTTCATGACCGTGATCCGCAAGGCGGACACGTTCCAGGGGAACTCCGCCTTCTACTCGTGGATGTACCGGATCTGCGTGAACACCTGCCTCATGCGGCTGCGCGGAAAGCGGCGGAATGAAACGGTTTCGATCGAGGAGTTCCTGCCCGTGTTCACGGACGAAGGGATGCACGCCTCCCCGATGGACGACTGGAGCAAGGAAGTGGAACGGGACGCGCTCAACGAGGAACTGGGACGGATGATCCGCAAATACACCGGGGAGCTTTCCGGGAAGTACCGGGTCGTCTTCGTCCTGAGCGACGTGGAGGGGCTGTCCAACGAGGAGACGGCCAGGATCCTCGGACTCACCGTACCCGCCATCAAGTCCCGCCTGCACCGGGCCCGTCTCTACCTTCGCGAGCGCCTGTCCCGGTACCTCCGGGATGGCTCCGCGGGAACGATGGCATGGCAACCGGCCAAACCGAGGGGGGCGGGCAGGAGCCGGCAGCCGCCAAGGAATGATCCGCGCTTTACTCCCGCAACCCCGTTCCCTGCGCAAAAGTCGCAGTAA
- a CDS encoding cytochrome d ubiquinol oxidase subunit II has translation MPDPAALSAGCILASLVLYVLFGGADFGGGVWDLLARGPRAADRRRLTAGAIGPVWETNHIWLITAIVILFTAFPGAFAVVCTALFVPLTIVLAGIVLRGAAFAFHAYHLHEERSVGRWGAVFASASLVTPVFLGIVFGAISSGRIRATEPLAFTGGAKLWFSLFPISVGFLVPASFAFLAAVYLLLETDDPGLREEFRRDAFRSAAALAIFSGLTLVAAAVDAPEFFRALTGRPWSIPLAAAAAAAAAGAIAFLALRRYPLARACAAAQVSLLLIGWGMAQYPYLIRPDVTVFSAAASPGTLRFLLGALAAGAAVLFPAIFLLLRVFKWEAISGTPRRP, from the coding sequence ATGCCGGATCCCGCAGCGCTGTCGGCAGGATGCATCCTTGCGTCCCTCGTGCTCTACGTGCTCTTCGGCGGCGCCGATTTCGGGGGAGGCGTCTGGGACCTCCTGGCGCGGGGGCCGCGCGCCGCGGACCGGCGGCGGCTGACCGCCGGGGCCATCGGTCCCGTGTGGGAGACCAATCACATATGGCTCATCACGGCCATCGTGATCCTCTTCACCGCGTTTCCCGGGGCGTTCGCCGTCGTCTGCACGGCCCTGTTCGTCCCGCTGACGATCGTCCTCGCCGGGATCGTCCTCCGCGGAGCCGCGTTCGCCTTCCACGCGTATCACCTCCACGAGGAGCGGAGCGTGGGACGGTGGGGGGCCGTCTTCGCTTCGGCCAGCCTCGTCACCCCGGTCTTCCTCGGGATCGTGTTCGGGGCGATCTCTTCCGGCAGGATCCGCGCGACGGAGCCGTTGGCGTTCACGGGAGGTGCGAAGTTGTGGTTCTCCCTTTTCCCGATCTCCGTCGGGTTCCTCGTGCCGGCCTCCTTCGCCTTCCTCGCCGCCGTCTACCTCCTCCTGGAAACGGACGACCCCGGGCTGCGGGAGGAATTCCGCCGGGATGCCTTCCGGTCGGCTGCCGCGCTCGCGATCTTCTCCGGACTGACCCTGGTCGCGGCCGCCGTCGATGCGCCGGAGTTCTTCCGTGCGCTCACGGGCAGGCCCTGGTCGATCCCGCTGGCCGCCGCCGCGGCCGCGGCCGCCGCGGGAGCGATCGCCTTCCTCGCGCTGCGCCGTTACCCGCTCGCGCGCGCCTGCGCCGCCGCGCAGGTATCCCTCCTGCTGATCGGGTGGGGGATGGCGCAGTACCCGTACCTCATCCGTCCGGACGTCACCGTCTTCTCCGCGGCCGCCTCCCCGGGGACGTTGCGCTTCCTGCTCGGCGCGCTCGCCGCCGGAGCCGCCGTTCTCTTCCCGGCGATCTTCCTCCTCCTCCGGGTGTTCAAGTGGGAGGCGATCTCCGGGACGCCGCGCCGTCCATGA
- a CDS encoding fibronectin type III domain-containing protein, translated as MTIRSSSPVPPCAPADLVAVAVGGFQVLLAWTEFGAGALEFRIMRADGSGSANRFSEIGRTGTHVIAFRDGSVRPRTTYYYRVHGWNGSGDSSPSNVVEVTTPQAEPKLPADQE; from the coding sequence ATGACCATCCGATCTTCGTCTCCCGTCCCTCCATGCGCGCCCGCCGATCTGGTGGCGGTCGCCGTCGGCGGTTTCCAGGTTCTTCTCGCCTGGACCGAATTCGGGGCCGGAGCACTCGAGTTCCGCATAATGCGCGCTGACGGTTCCGGTTCCGCCAATCGGTTCTCGGAGATCGGAAGGACAGGAACGCATGTTATTGCCTTCCGCGACGGGTCCGTCAGGCCTCGCACGACCTACTACTACCGGGTTCATGGATGGAACGGCTCCGGAGACTCGTCGCCCTCCAATGTGGTGGAGGTGACGACGCCGCAGGCCGAGCCGAAACTGCCGGCAGACCAGGAATGA
- a CDS encoding cytochrome ubiquinol oxidase subunit I → MTELDLARAQMAMLFAFHILFAVAGMGMPVLMVIAERAHHRTGQPVYAELARRWAKGTSVLFAVGAVSGTVLSFELGLLWPRFMAFAGGVIGLPFALEGFAFFTEAIFLGIYLYGWDRISPRLHLASGVLVALGGIFSGIFVVTANAWMNSPSGFTLSDGRPVDVSPLAAMLNPASLHETIHMTLAAFAASGFAVAGIHAFLLLKDRENLFHRKALQIALAVGGAAAVLQPLSGDMSARFVARNQPVKLAALEGQFETGRGAPLRIGGIPDVESRTTRYAIEVPKGLSLLAFHDPDARVQGLADFPREDWPNPVPVHLSFQVMVAGGTILALLSVVAAWRSRKKRESLFDRRFLIAVASCGPVGLLCVEAGWGVTEMGRQPWAIHGVMRTAEAATPVGSLLLPFAFFSLLYLGLGVASAWLLRREVSASPFFPTGGGAAEPSAPEGRE, encoded by the coding sequence ATGACGGAGCTCGATCTCGCCCGCGCGCAGATGGCGATGCTGTTCGCTTTCCACATTCTCTTCGCCGTGGCCGGTATGGGAATGCCCGTCCTCATGGTGATCGCCGAGAGGGCGCATCATCGGACCGGCCAGCCCGTCTATGCGGAGCTGGCCCGGCGCTGGGCGAAAGGGACATCGGTCCTTTTCGCGGTAGGCGCGGTTTCCGGAACCGTCCTGTCCTTCGAACTGGGGCTGTTGTGGCCCAGGTTCATGGCGTTCGCAGGCGGAGTCATCGGGCTCCCTTTCGCGCTGGAGGGATTCGCCTTCTTCACCGAGGCGATCTTCCTCGGCATCTACCTGTACGGGTGGGATCGCATCTCCCCCCGCCTCCACCTCGCCTCCGGCGTCCTCGTGGCACTCGGGGGAATCTTCTCCGGGATCTTCGTCGTCACCGCCAACGCCTGGATGAACAGTCCGTCGGGCTTCACCCTCTCGGACGGGAGGCCGGTCGACGTCTCCCCACTCGCGGCGATGCTCAACCCGGCCTCGCTCCACGAGACGATCCACATGACCCTCGCCGCATTCGCCGCTTCCGGGTTCGCGGTCGCCGGGATCCATGCGTTCCTTCTCCTGAAGGACCGGGAAAACCTGTTCCATCGGAAAGCCCTGCAGATCGCCCTCGCGGTCGGGGGGGCTGCCGCCGTGCTCCAGCCGCTCAGCGGCGACATGAGCGCGCGGTTCGTCGCGCGGAACCAACCGGTGAAGCTCGCGGCGCTGGAGGGGCAGTTCGAGACCGGGCGGGGGGCGCCGCTTCGGATCGGGGGAATCCCCGACGTCGAATCGCGGACCACGAGGTACGCGATCGAGGTCCCGAAGGGGTTGAGCCTGCTGGCCTTCCACGATCCGGACGCCCGGGTGCAGGGGCTCGCCGACTTTCCACGGGAGGATTGGCCCAACCCCGTCCCGGTGCACCTTTCTTTCCAGGTGATGGTGGCGGGCGGCACGATCCTGGCCCTGCTCTCCGTCGTCGCGGCATGGCGATCCCGGAAAAAACGGGAAAGTCTCTTCGACCGCCGGTTCCTGATCGCCGTCGCTTCGTGCGGACCGGTCGGACTCCTCTGCGTGGAGGCGGGGTGGGGGGTCACCGAAATGGGACGGCAGCCCTGGGCGATCCACGGCGTCATGAGGACGGCGGAGGCGGCCACCCCCGTCGGGAGCCTTCTCCTCCCCTTCGCGTTCTTCTCGCTTCTTTACCTGGGCCTCGGCGTGGCCTCGGCCTGGCTCCTGCGGCGGGAAGTCTCGGCGAGCCCCTTTTTCCCCACCGGTGGCGGCGCCGCCGAACCCTCCGCTCCCGAAGGGAGGGAGTAA
- a CDS encoding lmo0937 family membrane protein — protein sequence MLWTIAVILLVLWALGLVTSYTMGGFIHVLLVIAIVVVLINVIQGRKVL from the coding sequence ATGCTCTGGACAATAGCCGTCATTTTGCTGGTCCTCTGGGCGCTGGGTTTGGTCACCTCATACACGATGGGCGGATTCATTCACGTTCTCCTGGTCATCGCGATCGTGGTGGTACTGATCAATGTCATCCAGGGGCGAAAGGTCCTGTAG
- a CDS encoding response regulator transcription factor: MLSILVADDHEVVRKGLVKVLVEALQPIKIDEAKTGQEAVSKVLKSEYGLVVLDIKMPGKSGLDVLKEIKQHKPKLPVLILSMHPEEQFAVRALRAGASGYLTKECAGDELVIAIRKALKGERYISGTLAQILAGDLNSDSEKPMHEILSDREYQVMIIIASGKPVGAIAKELCLSAKTVSSYRSNILLKTGMKNNSEITHYAIQNQLVD; the protein is encoded by the coding sequence ATGCTTAGCATCCTGGTCGCGGATGATCATGAAGTCGTGCGAAAGGGATTGGTGAAGGTTCTTGTCGAGGCCCTCCAGCCCATCAAGATCGATGAAGCGAAAACCGGACAGGAAGCGGTCTCCAAGGTCTTGAAGAGTGAGTATGGGCTGGTCGTGCTGGACATCAAGATGCCCGGAAAGAGCGGGCTGGACGTATTGAAGGAGATCAAGCAACACAAGCCGAAGCTGCCCGTCCTGATCCTCAGCATGCACCCGGAGGAACAGTTTGCGGTACGGGCCTTGCGCGCAGGCGCCTCCGGGTACCTCACGAAGGAATGTGCGGGGGACGAACTGGTCATTGCGATACGGAAAGCACTGAAAGGCGAGAGATATATCAGCGGCACGCTCGCCCAGATCCTGGCCGGTGATTTGAATAGCGACTCGGAAAAGCCCATGCACGAAATTCTTTCGGATCGCGAATACCAGGTGATGATCATAATCGCCTCCGGGAAACCCGTCGGTGCGATCGCCAAGGAGTTGTGCCTGAGCGCGAAGACGGTCAGCAGCTATCGGTCCAATATCCTGCTGAAGACGGGGATGAAGAACAACTCGGAAATAACCCATTACGCCATCCAGAACCAACTGGTGGATTGA
- a CDS encoding BON domain-containing protein, translating into MEKRHRILSFLICVTLITVYLGCASTPTREGTGEYVDDSAITTKVKAAIFNEPSLKVFQINVETFKGEVQLSGFVDSAKSVGKAGEIARGVTGVKSVKNNLIVK; encoded by the coding sequence ATGGAAAAAAGACATCGCATTTTGAGTTTCCTGATCTGCGTCACGTTAATCACCGTATACCTGGGGTGCGCATCCACGCCAACGCGCGAGGGGACCGGCGAGTATGTCGATGACTCGGCGATCACGACCAAGGTGAAAGCCGCAATTTTCAACGAACCCTCCCTGAAAGTGTTCCAGATCAACGTCGAGACGTTCAAGGGGGAAGTCCAGTTGAGCGGTTTTGTCGATTCGGCCAAGAGTGTCGGCAAGGCAGGTGAGATTGCCCGCGGTGTTACGGGTGTCAAATCGGTGAAGAACAACCTGATTGTGAAATAG
- a CDS encoding DUF2127 domain-containing protein: MQRGLRVVAIFEGAKGGLVLATGLGLLAFIHRDLHTAAAEVLRHLHMNPARHYPAIFLDAASRVTDAQLWLLALSAVLYAVVRFIEAFGLWHRMLWAEWFGVLSGGIYMPMELYEAVNRHSRAGLAVLSVNLAIVGYLAYSLTISGRPPRNPSLPSDPPPASKT; the protein is encoded by the coding sequence ATGCAACGCGGCTTGCGGGTCGTCGCCATATTCGAGGGCGCCAAGGGAGGGCTGGTCCTGGCGACCGGCCTGGGGCTCCTCGCCTTCATCCACCGGGACCTCCACACGGCGGCGGCGGAAGTCCTCAGGCACCTCCATATGAATCCCGCCAGGCATTACCCCGCCATCTTTCTCGATGCCGCCTCCCGTGTCACCGACGCCCAGCTCTGGCTCCTGGCCCTTTCCGCGGTTCTTTATGCCGTGGTCCGGTTCATCGAGGCATTCGGCTTGTGGCATCGGATGCTTTGGGCGGAATGGTTCGGAGTCCTGAGCGGAGGGATCTATATGCCGATGGAACTATATGAGGCGGTCAACCGCCATTCCCGGGCCGGGCTGGCGGTGCTCTCGGTGAATCTGGCGATCGTCGGTTATCTGGCGTATTCGCTCACGATCTCCGGACGGCCACCTCGAAATCCCTCCCTTCCCAGCGACCCGCCTCCGGCCAGTAAAACGTGA
- a CDS encoding PAS domain-containing sensor histidine kinase, which produces MPSKTKSRLIKENATLRARLTELEYKLADRSSVEGGKLPQGGITDRRRIEDALKASEVRYRRLFETAKDGILILDADTGRISDANPFLQEMLGYSHDELLGKMLWEIGTFRDIAASRNAFRKLQRKEYIRYDNLPLETKGRRHRHVEFVSNVYRENGTRVIQCNIRDITARHQAEVALANASNELEQRVEERTSELLTANRLMKKMLDEGKRTEEMLGNSRERLRNLSRRLQSLLEEERTRISREIHDELGQALTAMKLDLSLLKSNLASAGLAEPSAKVHEIEQAVNRIVRTVRKIATELRPGILDELGVAAAIEWVAKEFQDRTGIRCKVSIKAVGKVSDTVRATAIFRIVQESLTNVMRHAEATQVNVRLEKKRDTLVLDVKDNGIGIMDGRIFDSRSHGLAGIRERVLLLGGVAVISGKPGKGTLVRVTIPIGKETNPNA; this is translated from the coding sequence ATGCCATCCAAGACAAAATCCCGGCTCATAAAGGAGAATGCCACCTTACGGGCGCGCCTGACCGAACTGGAATACAAGTTGGCCGACCGATCCTCCGTCGAGGGAGGGAAGCTGCCGCAGGGTGGCATCACCGATCGCAGGCGGATCGAGGACGCGCTGAAGGCTTCCGAAGTCCGCTACCGGCGACTCTTCGAGACGGCAAAGGACGGCATCCTCATCCTGGATGCGGACACGGGACGGATCAGCGACGCAAACCCCTTCCTCCAGGAGATGCTGGGATATTCCCACGACGAACTGCTCGGGAAGATGCTCTGGGAAATCGGCACGTTCCGGGATATCGCCGCCAGCCGGAACGCTTTCAGGAAATTGCAGAGGAAGGAGTATATTCGTTACGACAATCTTCCGCTGGAAACCAAGGGGCGCCGGCACAGGCACGTGGAGTTCGTCAGCAATGTCTACCGGGAGAACGGCACGAGAGTGATTCAATGCAATATACGCGACATCACCGCGCGCCATCAGGCCGAGGTGGCCCTGGCGAACGCCAGCAACGAGCTGGAACAACGCGTGGAGGAGCGGACGTCCGAGCTGTTGACGGCGAACCGGCTCATGAAGAAGATGCTCGACGAGGGGAAGCGGACGGAAGAGATGCTCGGCAACTCCCGCGAGCGGTTGCGCAACCTCTCGCGGCGACTGCAATCGCTGCTCGAAGAAGAAAGGACGCGCATCTCGCGCGAAATCCACGACGAGCTGGGACAGGCGTTGACCGCCATGAAACTGGACCTCTCGTTGTTAAAAAGCAATCTGGCCTCCGCCGGACTTGCCGAGCCGTCCGCGAAAGTTCACGAAATCGAACAAGCGGTAAACCGTATCGTAAGGACGGTGCGAAAGATCGCGACCGAGCTGCGGCCGGGGATCCTGGATGAACTCGGCGTCGCCGCGGCCATCGAATGGGTTGCGAAGGAATTCCAGGACCGGACAGGGATACGCTGCAAAGTATCGATAAAGGCGGTGGGCAAGGTATCCGACACCGTACGCGCCACGGCGATCTTCCGCATCGTCCAGGAGTCCCTGACGAATGTCATGCGCCATGCCGAGGCGACGCAGGTGAACGTGAGGCTGGAGAAAAAACGCGATACCCTGGTATTGGATGTGAAAGACAACGGAATCGGGATCATGGATGGACGGATCTTCGACTCCAGGTCGCATGGCCTCGCAGGGATCCGGGAACGCGTCCTGCTGCTCGGAGGGGTTGCCGTCATCAGTGGAAAGCCGGGAAAGGGGACCCTTGTACGAGTGACGATTCCCATTGGAAAAGAGACGAACCCGAATGCTTAG
- a CDS encoding prolipoprotein diacylglyceryl transferase family protein: MIPFFPQPEYHLFGPVTVHAFGAIVAAALVAGWRMAVSRSRAKGLDPEIIDDLLLYVILSGFIVAHLYSVLAYFPREAMEDPLLLLKVWEDISSFGGFAGGLLGLWIFFRFKARQVDAAARLRYLDAIAYVFPFAWTIGRVACTVAHDHPGTITTFPLGISLESPAAQAYIAFFYREAGRFAELPPHAELAKMAFHDLGWYEFLYMAFLMVPAFLLLDRKPRPPAFFLVAFPLLYVPVRFFLDFLRIGDARYFGLTPGQYAGIAVFLASVFFMIRIARRKEGE, encoded by the coding sequence ATGATCCCGTTCTTCCCGCAGCCCGAGTACCACCTGTTCGGCCCGGTCACCGTCCACGCGTTCGGGGCGATCGTCGCCGCGGCCCTCGTCGCCGGGTGGCGGATGGCCGTCTCCCGGTCCCGCGCGAAGGGCCTCGACCCCGAAATCATCGACGACCTCCTGTTGTATGTGATCCTCTCCGGCTTCATCGTCGCCCACCTCTATTCCGTCCTCGCCTACTTCCCGCGGGAGGCGATGGAGGACCCGCTCCTTCTCCTGAAGGTCTGGGAGGACATCAGCTCCTTCGGAGGATTTGCAGGAGGACTCCTCGGGCTCTGGATCTTCTTCCGTTTCAAGGCGCGGCAAGTCGATGCGGCGGCCCGGTTGCGGTACCTCGACGCCATCGCATACGTCTTCCCCTTCGCATGGACGATCGGCCGCGTTGCCTGCACGGTCGCCCACGACCACCCCGGCACGATCACGACGTTCCCGCTGGGGATCAGCCTGGAATCCCCGGCGGCGCAGGCCTACATCGCCTTCTTCTACCGGGAGGCCGGCCGGTTCGCGGAACTTCCGCCGCACGCGGAGCTGGCGAAAATGGCGTTCCACGACCTGGGATGGTACGAATTCCTCTACATGGCGTTCCTGATGGTTCCCGCCTTCCTCCTGCTGGATCGGAAACCCCGCCCGCCGGCGTTCTTCCTGGTCGCCTTCCCCCTCCTTTACGTCCCGGTCCGCTTCTTCCTCGATTTCCTGCGGATCGGCGATGCCAGGTACTTCGGGCTTACTCCCGGACAGTACGCGGGGATCGCGGTTTTCCTTGCCTCGGTCTTCTTCATGATTCGCATCGCCCGGAGGAAAGAGGGGGAATAA